The sequence below is a genomic window from Chaetodon auriga isolate fChaAug3 chromosome 8, fChaAug3.hap1, whole genome shotgun sequence.
AATCCAATATAAAAAATAACTCCAAAAAAGGGGCTCCTAATTTTCACTGACGTTCTCCCATATCCTCAGTCTAGCATGATTAATGCCTTCAACATTCAAAGCATGCAGCACTTTCCTGCTATTCATGCCCAGGCGTGTCTCAACAGATATTAGAGTATGTCAGTGgcatttcttcatctttttgtgtgtgtgttttttttctctcacggGAAATAGAGGTTTGGCCAACTGTCATTTATACTTGCTGCAGCAACATTACATGCCAATGATGTATAAATCAAGACTTATTTACAGTATTCTGGTTAAGATAATGCAACTTACAGTGGCTCTGCTTTAATTTAATTAGTTTCTTGGGTTTTCTAACATTGCGTAATTGTAACTTTATTCTGGTGTTTGAATATAGAAATACTTTGCTTTTCATATTCAAAGCTATTCATTTCTATAGCAGGCCTTTGAATAAACCCTATCCATTTAAATCCAATATTTGATGATTATCTGTAAGTTAAAAAAATGTACTTTGTCCTTTTGCTTCTGCAGGGTTGACCACCTCTACACCTTCTTTGTGCAGTGGTCACCAGAAATCTACACTAAGGGCAACAAGAAGCACCACCACGCCGACTATCCTCAGAAGCGTCAGAAGCGCTATCTGGTAGTGGAGAAGAACAAGGCGACTGTGATCAACAAGCTCCTCAGTAACCCTACCAACCCCCCTGCTAACAACTGGGAGGTAAGAACGCAACTTAAGATGAAACAATAGCCTCTGTGACTCTTCAACTGCAGCTAACATTAAGTCAAGACATGAAGCTCTACACAGTTCAAGCATTAGACAAAAATCATCAAGTATCCCTGACTTACAGTAAATGAGGCACCAGAGTGCTTGGCAGTTATCCCAGAGGTTGTGGGAAATCCAGCTGTCTCTATATATGGacatcctttctctctccctcccctcactTTCCTGTTTAGACAGAAAAGAAACTGTTCAGTGTCAGAGCTAACCAATGAGAAGCCCCTTCATTCAAGCCTTCAACCAATGGCATCTCAGACAACAGAGAGTGAAAGTAAACCGGAGGATACAAAAGTGATGAACGCTGCCCGGTGTAGTTAACAGACATGTGGTATTGCAGAGTGCAGAGCTTGACAGATAAATCAGGAGCTATGAAGCTGCTGCCAGAGAATATCAAAGTGCTTTACTTTGCCAGTGTGGAGCCGTATGTTGAGGTAGGACTACTATGCCGCATGTATTCATGTTGGGAGTATTCGGGGTATGGGAGAAATATCTTTAACTTTGGggtaaaaaatgtttttgtcatccATCCACCCTCCATCCTTCCTAGCCTGCTCGTCacttgctgctgtgctgcatctTCAACTTACTGGTGCAATAACATGTTTGTGATTCAGATTTTACCTGTGCATTGTGTGTAAATGAGTCACTCAACCGCAAACCACAGACCCGCATGTAACGCAAAGGGAAACGTCGGTAAAGCAATAGTAGGATGCGTGTAGAAAGGAAGAGTGTGaacatgtttgattttgaaCTGACTTATTGCATCTTGCGCCCTCCTCCAGATTATCACAGTAAAGGACCCCAAGCGGCGCTTGAGTCTGTGCAGTTCCGAGGACTCTGAGGTAGAGGAGCCCGAGTACCAGGAGGAAGATGATAATGCTCCTGTCCTGGGAAaccacagcctgctgctggaTGACCACCACCTAAAGAGAGTAAGTGGATGACTGGCAACGATTACAGCCATCAACAAATGCCGGCCTTGATGAACTGTGATGATTACTTTTCCTTTTATACGTATACATGACATCTTCTGAGTGACGATTCCTTTTCCAACAGCTTGCTGCTCACCTGCCGGCAAGGACCCAGGGCCATCCATGGCAACTGGTCTACAGCACAGCCATGCATGGGAGCAGCCTGAAGACTCTGTACAGGAATATGTCTGGTCTGGACAGCCCTGTGCTGCTGGTCATCAAAGACATGCACAAAAAGGTTTGCATCTTGATCTTTTGTCTGCATCACTTTTCACTACATCGATGTAGTCAAACTGATCAGCAGCATGGCTGTGAGTACTCCTTTAATGACCTGGTGTCTTGGTCTTTCAGGTGTTTGGGGCTTTTTCTTCCGATCCATTCAGAGTCAGTAAATACTGCTATGGCACAGGAGAAACCTTCTTGTTCAGCTTCAACCCTGACTTCCAGGTAAAAGCAGTATTATTTTGTGATCCTGATAGTCTGCTCTACCAGCAAGTCTGACAACTGGTGTACTGTTATTAGAAAAGATTTCCGTTTACAGTAAAGTTTGCCACCACCATTTAAAAGCAATTCTCTAGTTTAGATAACTAAACACTATCTCAGGAAAGGGCTTACTTTCAGAAAATGATTGTTGTGTATGAATTTCACATATTTGAAACATGTACTGGGTGTGAGGACAGGTTTCTTATGTGCGACATTTGCCGTTTGTACAGGCATACAGGTGGAGTGGTGAGAACTCCTACTTTGTGAGTGGCAATGTGGAATCTCTGCAGATTGGTGGAGGAGGGTAAGTTATATGGTTATTGATTTCCCCTCTAAAATCTAGATATGCTCAGCAAAGAGAAATGCAGCTTTTACGTCTGTCAGTGTCAGGAAGGAACGAAAAGTAAGACCATAAAATAATTACTGCAACTGCCACTGTGAGATATGCGAAATTATAGTATCTGTTatcagaatgaaaaacaaacttgacaattcagtgttgtttttttcttggtttGTAGGGGTGGATTTGGCCTGTGGCTGGATGCTGATTTGTACCACGGTTCAAGCTTTTCCTGTCCCACCTTCCATAAcgcatctctctcctcccaaGAAGACTTCATTGTACAAGACCTTGAAGTCTGGACTGTGCAGAACTGAGACAGAACAtctgatgagatgagatgagatgagacaaAAGAAAGTAGAACCCACTGTCCTGTCTGGAGGTACCAAACTTCTAGACCTCAAGGAGTATGTGTGGTTTAGCCACTACTGTGCAAAACCTGATAGAGCAATTGCTATCATCTGAGCACTTGCTTCAGATTAgcccacatacagtatgaagtCTGCTCCAAGAGTTCTTGGGCTGAACTTTCTGCTTATGCCGGTTTGATCTGTGCCTGTTAAAGACAAGCGGCTGGGTGAAATCCTGCGATTCAGGGTCCTGCTTCTTTAAACTACCGGCTATTCATCCGTAGCCCTGTGCTAAACCCAGTAAGTAACTGGCATCTGAAGCTTTAAGCCCTCCATGCCCTCCTTTGGCTGTGGAAAGCATTATGATACAAAGTTCACAGGAACACTGTTGGATAAAAAGTTTGTAATCACTGTAAGCACATTCAGAATGTCAGGaaaatgctgttgttgtttttttttttattttctgtccaacaaccaaatgtgttt
It includes:
- the ncoa7a gene encoding nuclear receptor coactivator 7 isoform X1, whose amino-acid sequence is MGVAYSVGEVDHLYTFFVQWSPEIYTKGNKKHHHADYPQKRQKRYLVVEKNKATVINKLLSNPTNPPANNWEIITVKDPKRRLSLCSSEDSEVEEPEYQEEDDNAPVLGNHSLLLDDHHLKRLAAHLPARTQGHPWQLVYSTAMHGSSLKTLYRNMSGLDSPVLLVIKDMHKKVFGAFSSDPFRVSKYCYGTGETFLFSFNPDFQAYRWSGENSYFVSGNVESLQIGGGGGGFGLWLDADLYHGSSFSCPTFHNASLSSQEDFIVQDLEVWTVQN
- the ncoa7a gene encoding nuclear receptor coactivator 7 isoform X2, translated to MKLLPENIKVLYFASVEPYVEIITVKDPKRRLSLCSSEDSEVEEPEYQEEDDNAPVLGNHSLLLDDHHLKRLAAHLPARTQGHPWQLVYSTAMHGSSLKTLYRNMSGLDSPVLLVIKDMHKKVFGAFSSDPFRVSKYCYGTGETFLFSFNPDFQAYRWSGENSYFVSGNVESLQIGGGGGGFGLWLDADLYHGSSFSCPTFHNASLSSQEDFIVQDLEVWTVQN